A section of the Leptotrichia sp. HSP-342 genome encodes:
- a CDS encoding fructose bisphosphate aldolase produces the protein MNEKLEKMRNGKGFIAALDQSGGSTPKALKLYGIDENEYSNDAEMFDLIHKMRTRIIKSPAFNDTKILGAILFEQTMDRKIDGKYTADFLWEEKGVLPFLKVDKGLEELENGVQTMKPMPELDELLKRANDRHIFGTKMRSVIKKASQTGIEKVVDQQFDLANKIIAAGLVPIIEPEVDIHNTDKAECETILKNEIKKHLDKLPETSNVMLKVTLPTVENFYEDLTKHPRVVRVVALSGGYPREKANEILSKNKRIIASFSRALTEGLSAQQSDEEFNKTLEATIEGIYEASVK, from the coding sequence ATGAACGAAAAATTGGAAAAAATGAGAAATGGAAAAGGATTTATTGCAGCACTAGATCAAAGTGGAGGAAGCACTCCGAAAGCATTGAAATTATATGGAATTGATGAAAATGAATATTCAAATGATGCAGAGATGTTTGATTTGATTCATAAAATGAGAACTAGAATTATAAAGAGTCCAGCTTTTAATGATACAAAAATTTTAGGTGCTATTTTATTTGAGCAAACTATGGATAGAAAAATCGATGGAAAATATACAGCGGATTTCTTGTGGGAAGAAAAAGGAGTCTTGCCATTCTTAAAAGTTGACAAAGGACTTGAAGAATTAGAAAATGGTGTTCAAACAATGAAACCAATGCCAGAATTGGATGAACTTTTGAAAAGAGCAAACGATAGACATATTTTTGGGACAAAAATGCGTTCTGTTATAAAAAAGGCATCACAAACAGGAATTGAAAAAGTTGTAGATCAGCAATTTGACCTTGCAAATAAGATTATTGCAGCAGGACTTGTTCCAATAATTGAACCAGAAGTAGATATTCATAATACTGATAAAGCAGAATGTGAAACAATATTAAAGAACGAAATCAAAAAGCATCTTGATAAATTGCCTGAAACTTCAAATGTTATGTTAAAAGTAACATTGCCAACAGTTGAAAACTTTTATGAAGATTTGACAAAACATCCAAGAGTTGTAAGAGTAGTAGCATTATCAGGAGGTTACCCAAGAGAAAAAGCAAATGAAATTCTTTCAAAAAATAAAAGAATAATCGCAAGTTTCTCAAGAGCATTAACTGAAGGATTGTCAGCACAGCAAAGTGACGAAGAATTTAACAAAACTTTAGAAGCAACAATCGAAGGAATCTACGAAGCTTCAGTAAAATAA
- a CDS encoding radical SAM protein has protein sequence MIRYSVIKEKNPREIVLLKGFSCAYGKCAFCNYILDNTDDEEEMNRVNLEAINQITGEKGVLQVINSGSVFELNDFTLSKIKEVCSEKNIKILYFEAYFGYINRLNEIREYFNEQEVRFAIGMETFDNEFRTKVLTKNFITNDKVLEKIKKEYKMGLFMICIKGQTKEMILRDIELAQEYFDEIALSVFVNNDTKVERDEELVKWFLTEIYPELNKKKNIEILVDNKDFGVYVQ, from the coding sequence ATGATAAGATATAGTGTAATAAAAGAAAAAAATCCTAGAGAAATAGTGCTTTTAAAAGGATTCAGCTGTGCATATGGAAAATGTGCATTTTGTAATTATATTTTGGATAATACAGATGATGAAGAGGAAATGAACAGAGTAAATTTGGAGGCGATTAATCAGATTACTGGTGAAAAAGGAGTTTTACAGGTTATAAACTCTGGCTCTGTTTTTGAACTGAACGATTTTACACTTTCTAAAATTAAGGAAGTTTGCAGTGAGAAAAATATAAAAATATTGTATTTTGAAGCGTATTTTGGGTATATAAACAGACTTAATGAAATTAGGGAATATTTTAATGAGCAGGAAGTACGGTTTGCTATTGGAATGGAAACTTTTGATAATGAATTTAGAACAAAAGTGCTTACCAAAAATTTTATTACAAATGATAAAGTTTTGGAAAAAATAAAAAAAGAATATAAGATGGGACTTTTTATGATTTGTATAAAAGGTCAGACAAAAGAAATGATTTTACGAGATATAGAACTTGCTCAGGAGTATTTTGATGAAATAGCCTTAAGTGTATTTGTGAATAATGATACAAAAGTGGAGCGGGATGAAGAACTTGTAAAATGGTTTTTGACAGAAATTTATCCAGAGTTAAACAAAAAGAAGAATATTGAAATTCTTGTGGACAATAAAGATTTTGGAGTATATGTACAATAA
- a CDS encoding queuosine precursor transporter translates to MEFFRNFQFGVNELMWLGYLLLNFTAVILAYRFWGKAGLLSIVPLSIVIANIQVGKMMTLFGVDTTMGNIAFGGIYLASDILSENEGKKYARKVVSLGFASMLFTTFIMQIVLKIQVAPSDTMQGALSQVFGFMPRLAVASVTGFAASQAFDIWSYQAIRKLRPDFKDIWIRNNASTMLSQILDNIVFSFMAFLGVYSMKEIIVIIFSTYFLKVVIALLDTPFVYIATIWKNNGKVSEE, encoded by the coding sequence TTGGAATTTTTTAGAAACTTTCAGTTTGGAGTAAATGAATTAATGTGGTTAGGATATTTGTTACTTAATTTTACAGCGGTTATCTTGGCTTATAGATTTTGGGGAAAGGCAGGATTGCTTTCAATTGTACCACTTTCAATAGTTATCGCAAATATTCAGGTTGGGAAGATGATGACCTTGTTTGGTGTGGATACGACAATGGGAAATATTGCATTCGGTGGGATTTATTTAGCATCAGATATCCTTTCTGAAAATGAAGGGAAGAAGTATGCTAGAAAAGTAGTTTCACTAGGATTTGCCTCAATGCTGTTTACAACTTTTATTATGCAAATTGTCCTAAAAATACAGGTAGCACCGTCTGACACTATGCAAGGGGCTTTAAGTCAAGTATTCGGGTTTATGCCGAGATTAGCAGTTGCGAGCGTAACTGGATTTGCAGCTTCACAGGCATTTGACATCTGGTCTTATCAGGCAATCAGAAAATTGCGTCCAGACTTTAAAGATATTTGGATTAGAAATAATGCAAGCACTATGTTAAGTCAAATACTTGATAATATAGTATTCTCGTTTATGGCATTCTTAGGAGTTTATTCAATGAAAGAAATAATTGTAATTATATTTTCAACTTATTTTCTAAAAGTAGTAATTGCATTATTAGATACGCCATTCGTATATATTGCAACAATTTGGAAAAATAATGGAAAAGTAAGTGAAGAATAA